The following are from one region of the Acidobacteriota bacterium genome:
- a CDS encoding Maf family protein produces WYIATNEPMDKAGAYAIQGLGGLFVPRIEGSYSNVVGLPVSVVYGLLGEVGFSLVDRAIFSSQ; encoded by the coding sequence CTGGTACATCGCCACCAACGAGCCCATGGACAAAGCCGGCGCCTATGCCATCCAAGGGCTGGGTGGGTTGTTCGTGCCGCGGATCGAGGGAAGCTATTCGAATGTGGTGGGGCTGCCGGTGTCGGTGGTGTATGGGTTGTTGGGGGAGGTGGGGTTCTCGCTCGTCGATCGAGCGATCTTCTCGTCGCAGTAG